Proteins from one Ananas comosus cultivar F153 linkage group 5, ASM154086v1, whole genome shotgun sequence genomic window:
- the LOC109710439 gene encoding ATP synthase subunit O, mitochondrial produces the protein MALYGRLRSGLPLFRRLLRPESIVPLRSLADPGLGNPNLPISEGSRNFATQTKPTEVKTKVPLSLFGGSGNYASALFLAASKANILDKVESEILDVVEASKRSPVFSQFIKDLSVPKGTRVKAINEIFSEAGFSDVTKNFLAVLADNGRLKYIERIAKRFVDLTMAHRGEVKVIVTSVIPLPAEEEKELKQTLQDILGQGKTVKVEQKIDPSILGGLVVEFGQKVFDMSIRTRAKQMEKLLREPLHV, from the exons ATGGCGCTCTACGGTCGCCTCCGATCCGGTCTCCCCCTCTTCCGCAGGCTCCTCAGGCCCGAATCCATTGTCCCCCTCCGCTCCCTCGCCGATCCCGGCCTCGGAAACCCTAATCTCCCGATCTCTGAG GGTTCGAGGAACTTTGCTACCCAGACAAAGCCGACTGAAGTGAAAACTAAG GTTCCATTATCACTCTTTGGTGGATCAGGAAATTATGCTTCTGCCTTGTTCCTTGCAGCCTCAAAAGCAAATATCTTGGACAAGGTCGAGTCTGAGATCCTCGATGTCGTTGAGGCTTCCAAGAGGAGTCCAGTGTTTTCACAATTCATAAAGGACTTATCTGTGCCAAAAGGAACAAGGGTAAAGGctataaatgaaatattttctGAAGCAGGGTTTTCAGATGTCACCAAAAACTTCCTGG CTGTGTTAGCGGATAATGGTAGGCTGAAATATATTGAGCGCATTGCTAAGAGATTTGTTGATTTGACAATGGCACACAGAGGAGAGGTGAAAGTCATCGTCACAAGTGTAATT CCACTTCCCGCAGAAGAGGAAAAAGAGCTTAAGCAAACCTTGCAAGATATTCTTGGACAAGGAAAAACTGTGAAGGTTGAACAGAAG ATCGATCCAAGCATCCTCGGAGGACTTGTGGTTGAATTCGGGCAAAAGGTCTTCGACATGTCGATAAGGACTAGGGCGAAACAAATGGAGAAGTTATTGAGGGAGCCTCTCCATGTTTGA